Proteins from a genomic interval of Rosa chinensis cultivar Old Blush chromosome 2, RchiOBHm-V2, whole genome shotgun sequence:
- the LOC112186336 gene encoding gibberellin 3-beta-dioxygenase 1, which translates to MSSTTTRNLSHIVPLDFNSIHTLPDSHTWDSSTDHHPFTELVPIIDLLDPNAASLIQLASEQWGVFQVTNHGIPMNLIQEAELQARGLFELPRDQKLQALRSPESLTGYGRARISANFAKLMWSEGFTMIGSPLKHAAQLWPDDHSVQTYFCNVMEEYQKKMKGLCGKLIRLLLGSLGLDQEDVKWLNRPKKSGRNFPQVLQLNSYPVCPDPSRAMGLAPHTDSSIFTVLNQSNISGLQVFKDGIGWVPVHPVPGALVVNVGDLLHILSNGRFKTAVHRAVVNELYHRISIAYFYSPPYDVKISPPMKLIDQDHPPLYRPVTWKEYLGIKGTHFNRALDLIRNDTDQAPYMHE; encoded by the exons ATGAGTTCAACTACTACCCGAAACCTCTCCCATATCGTCCCACTCGACTTCAACTCCATCCACACATTACCCGACTCCCACACTTGGGACTCCTCCACGGACCACCACCCCTTCACAGAACTCGTACCCATCATAGACCTACTTGACCCGAATGCCGCCTCGCTCATACAGCTTGCCTCTGAGCAATGGGGTGTGTTCCAAGTCACCAACCACGGCATTCCAATGAACTTAATCCAAGAAGCGGAGCTACAAGCCCGTGGATTGTTTGAGCTGCCTAGGGACCAAAAACTCCAGGCACTTCGATCACCGGAGAGCTTAACCGGTTACGGGCGAGCCCGCATTTCCGCCAACTTCGCAAAGCTGATGTGGTCGGAGGGTTTCACGATGATCGGGTCTCCGCTTAAACATGCGGCTCAGCTCTGGCCAGATGACCACTCGGTCCAAACCTACTTCTG TAATGTAATGGAGGAGTACCAAAAGAAGATGAAGGGCCTATGTGGAAAATTGATAAGGCTGTTGCTTGGATCATTGGGCTTGGACCAAGAAGATGTTAAATGGCTGAACCGGCCCAAAAAGAGCGGCAGAAATTTTCCACAGGTCTTGCAACTGAACTCGTATCCGGTTTGTCCGGACCCGTCCCGAGCCATGGGGTTGGCTCCTCACACAGACTCCTCAATTTTCACAGTGCTAAACCAAAGCAACATAAGTGGCCTGCAAGTCTTTAAGGATGGGATTGGTTGGGTGCCGGTTCACCCGGTCCCCGGTGCACTTGTAGTCAATGTAGGTGATTTGTTGCACATACTATCCAACGGCCGGTTCAAGACTGCAGTGCATCGTGCGGTTGTCAATGAGCTATATCACCGCATCTCCATCGCCTACTTCTACAGCCCACCGTACGACGTGAAGATATCACCGCCGATGAAGTTGATCGACCAAGATCATCCTCCCCTATATCGACCGGTAACTTGGAAGGAATACCTTGGTATCAAAGGAACACATTTCAACAGGGCACTTGATCTAATCAGGAATGACACGGACCAAGCACCATACATGCATGAATAG
- the LOC112186334 gene encoding transcriptional corepressor LEUNIG, producing MPAHTWVDISMDFIYGLPLSDGKNAIMVVVDRLSKYGHFVALTHPYNAPIIAEAFTKEIYRMHGLPCSIVSDRDPIFTSHFWETLFKLQGTKLCGSSAYHPQSDGQNEVVNRSIEHYLRCFVADKPNSWSNLLHWAEWWVSELHCCSGFMSFIVAFKCCRLGINDMDRFVDDGSLEDSFESFLSDDDADPRGRVARRSDVSSGFTFSEVGVIPASSSEVECCHFSADGKTLATGGHDRNAVLWCTEPLAVKSTLEEHSQWITDVRFSPSMSRLATSSADKTVRVWDVDNPGYSLRTFTGHSTTVMSLDFHPAKEDLLCSCDSNSEIRYWSFKNGCCVGVSRGGATQMRFQPRLGRMLAAAGDTLVSIIDVETACCTLKLLGHKNLVNSLCWDSSGEYLASVSDDSVRVWAVGSSSKGECLYELPCSGNKFQTCVFHPTYPSLLVIGCYETLELWNMSENKTMTLHAHDKLVSSLAASSSTGMVASASHDKCVKLWK from the exons ATGCCGGCACATACATGGGTTGACATATCAATGGATTTCATCTATGGCCTCCCTCTTTCAGATGGTAAGAATGCAATCATGGTGGTGGTTGATCGGCTATCCAAATATGGGCACTTTGTTGCTCTGACGCACCCATACAATGCTCCGATCATCGCGGAAGCCTTCACCAAAGAGATATACCGTATGCATGGTTTACCTTGTTCCATAGTCAGCGATAGAGACCCTATCTTCACAAGCCATTTCTGGGAAACCTTATTCAAACTTCAAGGGACGAAATTGTGTGGGAGCTCGGCCTACCACCCTCAATCAGATGGCCAAAATGAGGTTGTAAACCGTTCCATTGAACATTACCTCAGATGCTTTGTGGCTGACAAACCCAATTCCTGGTCCAATCTACTCCACTGGGCAGAATGGTG GGTCTCTGAGCTTCATTGTTGTTCTGGGTTTATGAGTTTCATTGTGGCTTTCAAGTGTTGCAGATTAGGCATA AATGATATGGACCGATTTGTGGATGACGGATCTTTAGAGGATAGTTTTGAATCATTCTTATCAGATGATGATGCTGACCCTAGGGGTAGAGTTGCTCGGCGTTCAGATGTCAGCAGTG GCTTCACTTTTTCGGAAGTCGGGGTTATTCCTGCAAGTTCAAGTGAAGTCGAGTGCTGTCACTTCTCAGCAGATGGGAAAACACTTGCCACTGGTGGGCATGATCGAAAC GCTGTATTGTGGTGCACAGAGCCCTTGGCTGTAAAGTCTACGCTTGAAGAGCATTCTCAGTGGATAACGGATGTTCGATTCAGTCCTAGTATGTCAAGGCTAGCTACATCTTCCGCTGACAAAACTGTCAGGGTTTGGGATGTTGATAAT CCTGGTTATTCACTTCGTACTTTTACGGGGCATTCTACAACTGTTATGTCACTTGACTTCCACCCTGCTAAAGAGGATCTTCTGTGCTCTTGTGATAGCAACAGTGAGATAAGATACTGGAGTTTCAAGAATGGTTGTTGTGTTGGAGTTTCCAGG GGTGGTGCAACTCAGATGAGGTTTCAACCTCGTCTTGGAAGGATGCTTGCTGCTGCAGGTGATACTCTTGTATCCATAATTGATGTAGAGACCGCATGTTGCACGCTTAAATTACTG GGTCATAAGAACCTTGTCAATTCTCTGTGCTGGGATTCTTCTGGTGAGTATCTTGCCTCTGTGAGTGATGACTCGGTTAGAGTATGGGCAGTTGGCTCCAGTAGCAAAGGCGAATGCCTTTACGAGTTACCGTGTTCTGGCAACAAATTTCAGACATGCGTCTTCCATCCTACTTATCCATCATTGTTGGTAATCGGCTGTTATGAG ACATTGGAACTTTGGAACATGAGCGAGAACAAGACAATGACCTTGCATGCACATGACAAGCTAGTATCTTCTTTGGCGGCGTCAAGTTCTACTGGCATGGTAGCTTCAGCTAGCCATGATAAGTGCGTGAAGCTATGGAAGTGA
- the LOC112186335 gene encoding gibberellin 3-beta-dioxygenase 1, with amino-acid sequence MSSTTTRNLSHIVPLDFNSIHTFPDSHTWDSSTDHHPFTELVPIIDLLDPNAASLIQLASEQWGVFQVTNHGIPMNLIQEAELQARGLFELPGDQKLQALVDQKLQALVVNVGDLMHMLPNGRFKTAVHRAVVNELYHRISIASFYSPPYDVKISPPMKLIDQDHPPLYQPVTWKEHLGTKGTHFNRALDLMRNDTKHHTCMNRKPTQHTFF; translated from the coding sequence ATGAGTTCAACTACTACCCGAAACCTCTCCCATATCGTCCCACTCGACTTCAACTCCATCCACACATTTCCCGACTCCCACACTTGGGACTCCTCCACGGACCACCACCCCTTCACAGAACTCGTACCCATCATAGACCTACTCGACCCGAATGCCGCCTCGCTCATACAGCTTGCCTCTGAGCAATGGGGTGTGTTCCAAGTCACCAACCACGGCATTCCAATGAACTTAATCCAAGAAGCGGAGCTACAAGCCCGTGGATTGTTTGAGCTGCCTGGGGACCAAAAACTCCAGGCACTTGTAGACCAAAAACTCCAGGCACTTGTAGTCAATGTAGGTGATTTGATGCACATGCTACCCAACGGCCGGTTCAAGACTGCAGTGCATCGTGCGGTTGTCAATGAGCTATATCATCGCATCTCCATCGCCTCCTTCTACAGCCCACCATACGACGTGAAGATATCACCACCGATGAAGTTGATCGACCAAGATCATCCTCCCCTATATCAACCGGTAACTTGGAAGGAACACCTTGGTACCAAGGGAACACATTTCAACAGAGCACTTGATCTAATGAGGAATGACACCAAGCACCATACATGTATGAATAGAAAGCCTACTCAGCATACATTCTTTTAA
- the LOC112189122 gene encoding ABC transporter G family member 32 isoform X3 encodes MSGSTTYNGHGLNEFVPQRTSAYVSQQDWFAAEMTVRETLDFAGRCQGVGFKYDMLVELARREKIAGIKPDGDLDIFMKSLALGEQETSLVVEYIMKILGLDICADTLVGDEMLKGISGGQKKRLTTGELLVGPARVLFMDEISTGLDSSTTYQIIKYLRHSTRALDSTTVISLLQPAPETYELFDDVILLCEGQIVFQGPRESALDFFSYMGFRCPRRKNVADFLQEVISKKDQEQYWSNPDLPYRYIPPAKFVEAFPSFQDGKNLSAELKVPFDKRYNHPAALATSLYGMKRKELLKTSFNWQMLLMKRNAFIYIFKFVQLLLVALITMSVFCRTKMHHDTIDDGGLYLGALYFSMVIILFNGFTEVPMLVAKLPVLYKHRDLHFYPSWVYTLPSWLLSIPNSLIESGLWVAITYYVIGYDPAISRFFGQFLVYFLLHQMSTALFRLMGSLGRNMIVANTFGSFAMLVVMALGGYIVSRDHIPKWWIWGFWFSPLMYAQNAASVNEFLGHSWNTEHGHETGLSLGQSLLKARSLFPERYWYWIGAGALLGYTVLFNLLFTFFLAYLNPLGKQQAVVSKEELEERERRRKGESVVIELRQYLNHSQSLNGKYFKQRGMVLPFQPLSMSFSNINYYVDVPLELKQQGIQEERLQLLVDVTGAFRPGVLTALVGVSGAGKTTLMDVLAGRKTGGVIEGSIHISGHPKRQETFARISGYCEQSDIHSPCLTVVESLLFSVWLRLPSDVNLDTRKAFVEEVMELVELTPLSGALVGLPGVNGLSTEQRKRLTIAVELVANPSIVFMDEPTSGLDARSAAIVMRTVRNIVDTGRTIVCTIHQPSIDIFESFDELLFLKRGGQLIYAGPLGPNSCELIKYFEAIEGVQKIRPGYNPAAWMLDVTSSTEEIRLGVDFAEIYRRSNLFQHNKDLVENLSKPSTNSKELNFPTKYSQTSFEQFLTCLWKQNLSYWRNPQYTAVRFFYTVIISLMLGTICWRFGAKRETQQDLLNAMGSLYAAILFSGVTNATAVQPVVSIERFVSYRERAAGMYSALPFAFAQVAIEFPYVFAQAVIYCTIFYSTAAFDWTLLKFVWYLFFMYFTMLYFTFYGMMTTAVTPNHNVAAIIAAPFYMLWNLFSGFMIPHKRIPVWWRWYYWANPVAWSLYGLFVSQYGDDDSLLKLADGERTMPVRQFLKVGFGYRHDFLGVAGIMVFGFCILFAIIFAYAIKSFNFQRR; translated from the exons TATGCGCTGATACGTTGGTAGGAGACGAAATGCTTAAAGGTATATCAGGGGGCCAAAAGAAGCGGCTTACTACAG GTGAATTACTAGTAGGTCCAGCAAGAGTGTTGTTCATGGATGAAATATCAACTGGGCTCGATAGTTCCACTACttatcaaataatcaaatatcttAGGCATTCAACTCGTGCACTTGATTCCACCACTGTTATATCTCTGCTTCAACCTGCTCCAGAGACCTACGAGTTGTTTGATGATGTTATACTTTTGTGTGAGGGCCAGATAGTGTTTCAGGGACCCCGGGAATCTGCACTTGATTTCTTTTCATACATGGGGTTTAGATGTCCCCGCCGAAAGAATGTGGCAGACTTCTTGCAAGAA GTTATATCAAAGAAGGACCAAGAGCAGTACTGGTCCAATCCTGATCTTCCATACCGCTATATACCACCAGCAAAGTTTGTTGAAGCTTTTCCTTCATTTCAAGATGGGAAGAATTTGTCTGCAGAGTTGAAAGTTCCTTTTGATAAACGCTATAACCACCCTGCAGCTTTGGCGACTTCTCTCTATGGCATGAAGAGGAAGGAGCTTCTGAAGACAAGCTTTAACTGGCAAATGCTACTGATGAAGCGGAatgcatttatttatattttcaaatTTGTTCAG CTTcttttggttgctttgatcACAATGAGTGTCTTCTGCCGGACAAAAATGCACCATGATACAATTGATGATGGAGGCTTATATCTCGGGGCACTATACTTTTCCATGGTTATTATTCTTTTTAATGGCTTTACGGAGGTGCCAATGTTGGTGGCCAAGCTTCCAGTGCTTTACAAGCATAGGGACTTACACTTCTACCCAAGTTGGGTCTATACTCTTCCTTCCTGGCTCTTGAGTATTCCAAATTCACTCATAGAGTCTGGACTTTGGGTGGCAATCACATACTACGTCATTGGATATGATCCCGCAATTTCTAG ATTTTTTGGGCAGTTCTTGGTATATTTCCTTCTGCACCAGATGTCCACAGCTCTCTTTCGTCTTATGGGATCCTTGGGTCGAAATATGATAGTTGCCAACACCTTTGGATCTTTTGCCATGTTGGTTGTAATGGCTCTTGGAGGATACATCGTCTCTAGAG ATCATATACCAAAATGGTGGATTTGGGGTTTCTGGTTTTCTCCTTTGATGTATGCTCAAAATGCTGCTTCTGTAAATGAATTCCTTGGACACTCCTGGAACACG GAACATGGGCATGAGACCGGTCTTTCATTAGGTCAGTCATTACTAAAAGCACGCAGTTTGTTTCCAGAGAGATACTGGTATTGGATTGGTGCTGGTGCTTTGCTTGGCTATACAGTTTTATTCAATTTACTATTCACATTCTTCCTTGCTTACCTCAACC CCTTGGGGAAGCAACAAGCTGTTGTGTCTAAGGAAGAgctggaagagagagaaaggagaagaaaaggagaaagTGTTGTTATTGAGCTGAGACAGTACTTGAATCATTCACAGTCACTTAATG GAAAATACTTTAAGCAGAGAGGAATGGTCCTCCCATTTCAGCCACTTTCCATGTCTTTCAGCAATATCAATTACTACGTCGATGTCCCTCTG GAATTGAAGCAGCAGGGAATTCAAGAAGAGAGATTGCAGCTCTTGGTTGATGTCACTGGAGCATTTAGGCCGGGGGTGCTTACAGCATTGGTTGGAGTCAGTGGTGCTGGTAAAACCACCCTCATGGACGTATTGGCTGGTCGAAAAACTGGTGGGGTTATAGAAGGAAGCATACATATATCTGGTCATCCAAAAAGACAAGAAACTTTTGCAAGAATTTCGGGTTACTGCGAGCAATCTGATATTCACTCCCCGTGCTTGACTGTTGTTGAATCGCTTCTGTTCTCTGTTTGGCTTCGCTTGCCATCAGATGTTAACTTGGATACACGGAAG GCTTTTGTAGAGGAGGTGATGGAACTTGTGGAGCTCACTCCATTAAGTGGGGCACTGGTTGGTTTACCGGGGGTGAATGGCTTGTCAACAGAACAACGAAAAAGGCTAACTATAGCAGTGGAGCTGGTCGCTAATCCATCTATAGTATTCATGGATGAACCCACATCTGGGTTAGATGCAAGGTCTGCAGCCATTGTGATGAGGACTGTGAGGAATATAGTTGATACTGGACGTACTATCGTATGCACAATCCACCAGCCTAGCATAGACATTTTTGAATCCTTTGATGAG CTTCTGTTTTTGAAGCGTGGCGGTCAGCTCATATATGCTGGTCCACTTGGACCCAACTCTTGTGAACTCATCAAGTACTTTGAG GCAATTGAAGGAGTGCAAAAGATCAGGCCTGGATATAATCCTGCTGCATGGATGCTTGATGTTACTTCTTCAACTGAAGAAATCCGTCTGGGGGTGGATTTTGCAGAAATTTACAGAAGATCAAATTTGTTTCA ACATAACAAAGATTTGGTTGAAAACCTTAGCAAGCCGAGTACTAATTCCAAAGAATTAAACTTTCCAACCAAATACTCTCAGACATCATTTGAACAATTTCTCACTTGTCTATGGAAGCAAAATCTGTCTTATTGGCGAAACCCTCAGTACACTGCAGTTCGTTTCTTTTACACCGTCATCATCTCCTTGATGCTAGGAACAATTTGTTGGAGATTCGGGGCTAAgag GGAGACCCAGCAGGACTTATTAAATGCCATGGGATCCTTGTATGCAGCAATCCTATTTAGTGGAGTCACCAATGCCACTGCTGTTCAACCTGTTGTTTCTATAGAAAGATTTGTCTCATATCGAGAGAGAGCTGCTGGGATGTACTCGGCGTTACCATTTGCATTTGCTCAG GTTGCAATAGAGTTCCCTTATGTGTTTGCGCAAGCGGTCATCTACTGCACAATTTTCTACTCCACGGCTGCATTTGACTGGACACTTTTAAAGTTTGTTTGGTACTTATTCTTCATGTATTTCACAATGCTATACTTCACCTTTTACGGAATGATGACAACAGCCGTCACACCAAATCATAACGTAGCTGCCATAATTGCTGCTCCATTTTACATGCTATGGAATCTTTTCAGCGGCTTCATGATTCCTCACAAG AGAATTCCCGTATGGTGGAGATGGTATTACTGGGCAAACCCTGTAGCCTGGAGTCTGTATGGCCTGTTTGTTTCGCAGTACGGTGACGATGACAGTCTTTTGAAGCTAGCAGATGGAGAAAGAACAATGCCAGTAAGGCAGTTCCTCAAAGTTGGTTTTGGGTACAGGCATGATTTCCTAGGTGTAGCCGGAATTATGGTCTTCGGTTTCTGCATACTTTTCGCAATAATTTTTGCCTATGCAATAAAATCATTCAACTTCCAGAGGAGATGA